The sequence cGGCACCCAACAGAAGCAACGGATTGTTAAGCTTCTTGATGGAATTTGATTTAGAagccaaagaaaatttgacGGCCGCTGCTCCATGCTTTGAAAACAAGAGATTTTTCCCTCCGCCGCTCTTTGGTTTGATGGAAGTCAACGCCGAAGAGCCTTTCGTGAGGGGTACGGGAGGAGGTGGCTGAGGTGTTGAATGTTGAGCTTGAGGAAGCTGGGGAGGTTGTTGAGATGGCAGTGCGGGCGGAGGTAGAGGTGGCAGGGGTGGAAGATGCGGTTCTTCATCTGAATCAACAGAATCCGACAAAACAATGACATCGCTAGGTCGAGCATCGTCCAACGGAATTTCTCGACTTGTTTCTatgtcaatcaagacaggctTAGATCGAGGTCGAATGGGTCGACCTCCTGCTGGACGTCCTCGACCTCTTCCTCGCATGACGTCTCTCACTTCTTCCCCACGTCGGCTAGGAGTTGGCGGCATCGGCTTCTGGGTAGGTTCTTTGGCGCAACTGACTCCTTTACTTCCGTCTGGTGTGGTTGCATGTTTGTCGGGAGATTTGGATTCTAAATGCGGTTTCACCACTGCTTGTTTACTGGGTGTCGACGGTTCCGGTTTGCTGCTAGAATGAGGCTTTTTATGAACCTTCTCAGTCGGCTCTGCTTTTGTCACGGGGGTAGAAGGAGGATGCGGTTGTGACTTTTTGGATCGATCCGTCCGTTCTGGAGATGATCGAACTTCTTCTTTCATCTTCTTACTGCTACTCACAGGATCTTTGGATTCGGcctttcgtttcttctttttaaccaGGGGTTTACTGGAACTACTTGAGCCAAAATGAAGACTGACGACAATCTTGTCACCCGATGCGAAAACGGCTTTACTGGGTATTTCAATATCATCACCGCAAGTTGCATTAGGATCAGCCCCCAGCGCTCCCAATTCGCCACTTCTTTTCCCTTCCGAAGCTGTGTGAGATTTCTTATCCTTGTGTTTGTCtttgatctttttcttcttcttcccctttttcttcttttctttcgttgatGATTTGTCGTCGCTTCTCTCTTTGGACCTGAGCGACGACTTGGTCTTGCGCTTCTTTCGCTCCCCATCGGACGACGAAGATCTCGACCGTTTGTGTtgattctcttttcctttcttgcGTTCAGGTGATAGGGATGAAAGAGAAGTCGAAGatgatgaggaagaagaagaactcgaCGACGATGAGGAGGAAGTTCGTTTCCGTCGAGGTTTGCTAGTCTTCTTGGACGAATGTTCTCGGCTTTTAGATTTCGAATCCGAACGTGACCGATGCTCCGACTTGGAGGACGAATGATGCCGATCGCTGCGAGATCTTTTCTCCACCACACGCCGGACGTCGTAATGCTTAATCTCTTGCCGTTTCGATCTCTTGTCATCTGACgtgtcttgttcttttttcggttTAACGTCGCCACGTCCTTCCACAACTTTGATGTCACCTTGATGACGATAATGACGAGTTTTGCCACTGTCCAGCTTTTTGAATGTGGAAGGAATTCCTTCGTCCTCCAAAGACAGTTCTACCTTCCTCTCGCCTCCAATACCAGCAGACCGTAGGAATTCGCAGTCTTCCGTTTTGACAATAACTTCGTCACCggtggatttcttctttttggcgtTGGCACGCTTTTTGCTGGCAGCTTTCTTGTCCACAATCTCACCCTCTTCACAATCTTTGAGACCCTTTTTTTCAAGCGGTCGCTTCTGCGAGGCAGGGGGAGGAGTCAGCATCCGCACAATCCGGTTTGTGGAAGGTGGAGGTTCTTCATCCGAATCGTCTTGATCGGCTTCACTCTCGTCTAATTCGCCCTCTTCACAATCCGATATCTGTTCAAGGtggttgatttctttcttggAATCGTCATCGTCACTTCCAAAAATGTCTTCCATTTTCTGCCTCCGTCCAGCACTTTTAAGCCCAGCTTCTGTTGGGGCAACCACTACCATCGGAGAAACCAATACAGCAGATTCGGTGGTTTCCAACGGTTCTTCAATTTTGACCACAGGTTCAACCGTTTTCACTGGATCTTTAGTTTCAGAATAAGTGGGAGCAGGAAGAGCTTCATCTTCATCCATGCATGCCAAAGAGTCTTGTTGAGTTTGAGCCAGCAGCGCAGAGGTGAGAGTCTCTTTCAGTGCCGATGTGATGGACGAAACAAGGTTTGCTTTCATCAAGTCGTTGATCATTGGTGGAGCAATTTGCCCTGTACGCGGACGAAGCTGTGGTCGAGAAACCACACCTCCTTTTGGGCCAAAAGTCAATGCAGCTGCTGCCGCCGGAAGAcctccatgctgaaatttatgtACGGTCGGCGGAGCTTGTGAAACTGGCGTCAGTCGTACCTCATCTACcacatcttctttttccaccTTTTCAATCGCCTCTTCGTTTGAAAGTTTGCTAGCAAAATCGCCATCCGCTGGATCGCTACTTGATTCCGCTGAACGTCTACCGTAGTCTTCCGCGTCATCAGCAATATCATCGATAACCAATCCTTTctcgtcatcttcttcctcGGGAATTCGATCTTCCTCTgtctatttaaataaaaatcgatGCAAAAGCATTCTCAAATCATACTTTGACAATTAAATTTACCTCAATTTTGGACAAAATTTCAGGTGGATGATTCTCTTCTTCAATAGATTCAATATCACTGTAAAGGTCGACATCTTCTTCGTCAACATCGTCTTTCTTATCATCCGGATCggacttcttcttttgatcacGATTGGGATCTTCACCGCTGCCATCGTCCCCACCGGAAAATCCATTTCCATTAGAGGAAAGAGTCTCTCCGCTCGGTTGACCGTTGCTCCGCGTACTACCATGATTATTACTGTTGGAATTTGAAGATTCTTCCTTGGACGAACGGCTTTGTTGATTTGTCGATGAATTACTGCCTTGATCTGTTGAATCACTTTGATGAGTGCTGTTACTTTTCTGAGGTTTTTGCGCTTGGTTTGGTTTGGGTTTATTCGCGGAAGCAGCTTGATGTTGTTGCCCCAAGCGATTAAGGGTCTCGTCAAGACGGCTGAGAGTAGCTTGGGACGCCAGTATAGCCCCTAATACTCGATTGGAGTTGGTATTCCGTGGTCTCGGACGAGTCACTTCGGTCTTTCCAAAAGTAGTCAATTGGGTTTGCGAAGCTAAAATGCTGCCAAGAAGATCTGGATTCCCAGTGCTACTGCTGCTCAACTTGGGAGCTGAAGATTTCACTGGAACACTCATGGCGACGGATGGTGCGAATGAATAAATTGACTTTTGCGCCTTGCGACTCTCAGCTAGAATGGCAATCAAAGATTTCGGCTCTTTCTTCGGAGAAATGAGATTTCGGATactttcatcttcatcatcactGCAAATAAAGGAACAATGCTAATAAGGCAAacataacatttaattaaGTGTAAATTGATCTTACTCGACACCGTCTAGCGCGTTCGGATTTCCAGTCAGGGAGAACTGACCAGGTTCAACTTGCGCAGAGCCCCAAGTCCCCTTGTCATACATCCCCAAAGATCCGGCCAATCTTTTACGAGGCTCAGGTATGGCAGCAGCTTTCTTCGATTTTCTGGTTTTCCTTCCCTTCGTCTTTTTGCGATACCTAGTTTTCCTCTTcttgcctttcttcttcttctttgcaacTGACGAGTTACGTAAGGCAATCTGCCTATTTCGCTGGACAGTTCTCCTTACTCGCAACGTCAAAGGAGCCCTTTGCCTAGCTGCACCCGCAATAGCCTGAGTACCATCACACTGCGGACAGAACCAATCTTCAATTGGTACTTCATCCAACGGTGGATCAAGGCAGTCCATATGATAGCCCTGGTCACATCTATCACAAAGCAGCATAGTTTCTTCTCGGTCTGCATTCCGACAAACCTAAATCACACCAGACACATTATCACAACATGTTAAACATTATTTTCATCTTACAAAATATTCATAGACCAATATAAATACATACTTGACACCCAGTAATATCAGGGAAAGGATCTTCCTCTTCATCTTTGCTCTGATTATCATTCACAGGAACTATCCTTACAATTTCACCATCTAAATCCAGTCTCACTAAAATATTGTCAAACTTACGACGATCATTGGGGCAAGTTTGGACAgtctaaaagagaaaaattaagtGAATTATTCTGGAAAATCATGCATCTTGATTTCAGATCCTATCGTATTTTGTTCTGTGCTAGAATGTTACCTTTGACCACTCAAGAATACAGTCAAGACAAAACGGATGTCCACAGACTTCAGGAAAGCCAATGGCTTGGCCCTTAAATTTTAATAGGCAAATTGGACAAGTGGCGGAGTTTCCAGTGgaagagtcagagtctgagcTTTGAACCTCGTCCTCATTTTCACTCTCAACATCTGATTCTACAATAGATGAGTTCAAATAcaaacaatgaaaaaatttgaatttctaatCGTTGAATACCTGATTCGGAATCCGAATTGTTGTTCTCGACTACATCATTTGAAGTTGAAGGTACAGGATTGCCCGGCAAATCTCTGTGTGTAACTTGCAAATCCATCGTTAAACAGGAACAATTAGTCTATTAACTGACAATCCAACCGATTCATTACAGTATTACGTGTGCAACTCATTAAATAACGCATAAATGCTTAAACAACATTAAAGAGTTTTGGGCCTTAACTTATGTCGCTTGCTCTCAAAACAACTAAAAGCCAGGAATCAGAAGATGCCTACATGCCCACGGTGGCATCTGCTGGCAATAATGTGAAACCTCAGCCAATTAAATTTATGCGCACCTTCGACGCCGTCTAGTGGGTTATTAGATACACACGACTTAACCCGTGTAGCCTTTGGtctttggtttcttctttttttttctttttcttcattttcttcacttctttttttttctttttcttcattaattTCGCTTTaatataaatgtaaaaaacttCGCCCATCCAAGGATGTTAATCATGTTATTATTCTGTAGAATCACTGCAATGGATTTTTGATTggcagtttattttcttttactgttttcatgCCAAACGAGGGTAACTAAATGAATCACTAAACAGACGATTGGGAATACGGAACAGTGACGCTTAACTTTTAAAGAGCATCTACAAGGAATTTAAACATGTTGCACCATGTTCTGTAATGCTCCTTGTAGCACGACTCGTTATAACCAAACTATCATTCAACGATTAGACAACGGTGACTTACCTAAAGAACCTTGTCAACAGAACCGAAAATCTCGAAATTAAATTACAAGTCTTTAAATGGATTACTGGTGACCACCCCTGGTAAAGGACTACAGAGAGGCTGTAACGTGGTCATTTGTTCAAGGAACTGATCCAGCTGTTTTAAAGACAATCCTTTTaacgaaaataataaacaatataaataaaatgtaaggaaaaataaatgttaacgATAATAACCGTTGTGAAGTGTCTCGAGAGGGCGTATGGCAGGTACGCCCACAGAAACGCAAGGGTCTATGGCTGCCAAATTGGCCAAACCGAGACCCATTGCCGTTCCGGTTGATGGCAAGATGGCTGTTAATTCAGGTGCGCTGGAGCTTCCACTAATGACAGCTGTGCTGAATAGGGCGGGATGCTGGTGCTGATGTTGGCTAAGTTTGCGTTTGGCAACTACCGATTGGCGCTGAGTCATCAAGACGTTCAAATGGCCAGGAATCGAGTGACGATGGCGTCGTAGATCGGAATCTAAACAGGATTCAATCTTATAGTtggtttgaaatttgttttggttCCACAAAAGCGCGGAGAGCATACAACACAGCACATTACAAATTGCACAAGAATTGCCAAGGCACCAAAAACTAATTGGCAAATAACACTGATTAAGGTAGCGATACCTTCATCCAAATCTAGGGACCTGGTCGGCGCGGCAACGCCAACACCACTGATGGTGTGTGCTGCATTCCCCACAGTGAACAAAGATTATAAATAATGTCGTGGTATAAGTTTCATTCGTATGCGTTTGTTAGCGACAATCTCTATACGAAGGTACCATAGAAAACGGGAAATGGTCAAACCTTTTGCTCTCGGACCCTGCGGTTCAAAATCGGGAGATTTGCTGACTCGATAGGAGCGTGGTGGAGTGTGCTGGCTTGCACAACTACTATTGCTACTGTTCATTATTAGACCACCGGGGACATCCATCAGTGAAGGCGATGAATTCGATGTTGGCGGGAAACTCAAATGAGGACTATCCAATGGATTCCTTCCAGGCGAGTTCCTTAATAGCAGAAATCGTTGCTTTCAATTACTgaccaattaaaaataaaaatgtgaagtTACCTTATCGGAATAGGTTCCGATGTAATTATCGGAATTTTCAAAGTATTCGGAGGTGTTATCGACGGACTTTCAGATCCAGATGAAGTTCTTGATGTACGCACCGGAACAGACAGATTGAGGAAGGAATGTTTCGGCTGTTCTGAATGATCCACTACGTCTGCAATATCAAGATCCTCTTCTTCAATCCGTGTGCAATTAGGCGAACAAACCGAGTTCGATCCGGGTGGAATTGAAGTAGGGCAGCTCTTGTTAGGCGATGTTTCGGTTGGCTGCACACCAAAAGgattaaataagaaataggTTGAATTTAACGGAATTTGTATGACTTACGCTCGAGTTTCTGTGATGGGTACGGAATCCTGGCCCAGGAGGTAAATTCTTTTGCACACAACAATTGACACCGGGTGAAAAATGTAACTCAACATGAAATCTGTAAAGAGTAATTAATTGTTTTCGATGAATTTTAAGAAACCTCACAGAAACCAAATATTCTTTCACCTTTGCTCGGATGTGGGATCCTTTGTTTGGTCTTCATAGAGCATTATAACCACTTGGGACATGTAGTTGAGTTCCGATATTTGACTTACGTATTCCATAGCACGACGCCACTGTTCATCAGCACCTTCCCCTCCCTATATTAATCACAATTCAAATGTATTCACAATGTTTCACTTAAGTATGTAAATACCTCTACCAATCCACCGAAACGGAGTACCGTCAACAATGAGTGCAAATGGCTCTCACTGGTGAAGTACAACCTCGTACGAACGTGCCTGCCAGGGCTGGAAACGCCATGCGAATATCTGAATAAACGATTAAAATCATTAATAATAAACTGTTCGAAAAGCCAGTGTTCACAATCAAAACCTGGGATCGAGGCGGTTAACAGATTCGTCCGACATTGGCAAGTCCTCTTCAATGTTGCGTTGCAAATCAGCACGTATTTTTCGCATTAATGGATTGCATATTCCTTGTCCAATGGCCAATTTATCTTGATCTGAAAGGCCGTATTCTTGCGGTATCACGACGTCAGCAAGAGCTTTAACTAGCATGTACAGTTCTTGTGCGTGATTGAACCTAAATTAATCTTTAGTTAGGAACTGAATCAAGTAAAACAGTTGAAACTATGAATAAATTACTTCAGGGCCGCTTGATTATGCTGGATATCATACTTGATACAGTCGTAAATATCGGGAATTTTAGATATGTCAAACTCGAAGGGATTTTCGCTAAGCTTGAAATCTTTTTCTAGTTTACCCCAACGCCTGGCCATCAGTTCCCATGTTTCGCCGTGATACAACATGCCATCTGCATTTGGaaacaaatgaatgaaaaggaaatgaaatgcggtttcaatttaaaaagaatccAACTAGACATACTCTTTGTTTTAGGATCATCGCGTTTGGACCGGACAATTTCGACTAACTTGCAGACTAGTTCATACACTTTGACGCAACACTGAACGGGATTCCCGATGACATGAAGAGCGGCTTCAATCGATCGCGCTCCGCACGGATTAATCTCGCGATGTTCATTTTCGGTTAGTTCACGGTCCATTTGCAGTAACTCTTGAAGACGCGATTTCACCctgtaagaaaaggaagaaggttACGAATGTTCTAGAAAACAAGTGACGCAATTCATTTACATGTGTTGCAGACTAGAAGCTTCACCGTCATTATCTAGTAATCCATTGGTATTGGCCGATTTGACCATTTGGAACAAAATGGGAGTTAGCTCCCCCTCGAGAGCTAGCAAACCTTTTGCGAAAGCTGCTGCTGTCATTTGTACTCGACCTTCATCTGACGCATAGATTTTTAAATCATGGCGATAAGTCGAGTGCAAACGAAGCAGTCCCAATCCCTGATTGCCTGCATTCGTGAACAACAAACCCAGATTAGAAATGTATAGAATTAAGACGGAACAGAAAGACGAAACAGAAAGACGAAACAACGAGTGACACACGACTaaagacaagacaaaaataAACTAACTGCAATGCATACTAAACCAAATGTAAGGTCTGGGGGCATTGATATTTAAATTGGAAAAACGTAAAACGACCTTGACCTCCTGGATACATGCAACGGAAAATGCGCCCAAGCTCTTCTGCTTGCACTCTTCCGGCTGGAGTAAGTTCTCCGCCCCATTTCAGTATTAGTAGCAAAGACGGTtcattgtgtgtgtctgtgaaaTGATTtgcaaaacaatattttaactGCATGATTACTGAAAACTAAGTTAGTTAACTCGCATGGAAATACCTTCCTCACTGCAGCCCGATTGTGGTCTACCACGGGGTTGGTATTTGAGTTGAACTTTTCGGTTAATACCTGAAAAGTGGCCATACCTTTAAAGATAAAATCACCAATTAATATAAAATTAGTTTTCCAGAGTAAATAAACGAAATAAGACTGTACATTTCTAGAACAGTTTTGAGTTGTTCTAATTTTCCGCGCTTTTCTTCTAGTTCCCGATCAGCTGAACCAGCTTCTACTTCTGATAAGAGAAAGCGGGCTATATCGAGTACTTCCTGCAGTTGTGcaggtttttttagttttaaatgGCGTCCATTGACTTCGGATTCGTATGAGGACCATAGAGCAAAAAATCtacaaataaattgtgaagGATTAAAGTTTTCTTGAGCATAATGAATtatgttttctcttttacctGGGATGACGAacttccattttcattttctgcttCGGCGTCCGATCTCCGTGACGAATGACGGCCACAACACAACGCAATTCCATCCTGGCAAAAATGAAATCCTGATTAATTatcttttcgattttttcgCTGAAATCATTTACATCTTGCCAAAAGTCGTAGGCACTATCGGTGGGTCATCGAGCTGGAAAGGCAGAGCCCACGGAATATGCAAAGTGGGCGCCAAACGACGTAAAATCATATTTCCAAGAATCCTGGCGCAATCGTCGTAGTATTTCGCCGAATTTTTAACAAAACTAAAGCCATTGACATCACAAACGAACGACCTGCCATTCGCC comes from Daphnia pulicaria isolate SC F1-1A chromosome 11, SC_F0-13Bv2, whole genome shotgun sequence and encodes:
- the LOC124315110 gene encoding inositol hexakisphosphate and diphosphoinositol-pentakisphosphate kinase-like isoform X3 is translated as MSYKELEVGYQGLKAASFYIGDESEGASATLANEAGLASDTLPTTYEYVYTSASSPTRTFHPNCPICLQKGEECQECPDDLFGSDLDPLLGRMEKEYVDTGKQVVAGICAMAKKSNSKPMREILARLDEFDYIKTIIFPEETILKEPVDKWPVCDCLISFHSKGFPLDKAVAYAELVRPYTINNLRKQFDLQDRRKVYGILRRAGIALPRFAILDRDSPDPSQHSLIESEDHVEVNGIVFNKPFVEKPVSAEDHNIYIYYPTSAGGGSQRLFRKIGSRSSVYSPESKVRKNGSYIYEDFIPTDGADVKVYTVGPDYAHAEARKSPALDGKVERDHEGKEIRYPVILSNLEKLIARKVCLAFNQTVCGFDLLRSFVCDVNGFSFVKNSAKYYDDCARILGNMILRRLAPTLHIPWALPFQLDDPPIVPTTFGKMMELRCVVAVIRHGDRTPKQKMKMEVRHPRFFALWSSYESEVNGRHLKLKKPAQLQEVLDIARFLLSEVEAGSADRELEEKRGKLEQLKTVLEMYGHFSGINRKVQLKYQPRGRPQSGCSEEDTHNEPSLLLILKWGGELTPAGRVQAEELGRIFRCMYPGGQGNQGLGLLRLHSTYRHDLKIYASDEGRVQMTAAAFAKGLLALEGELTPILFQMVKSANTNGLLDNDGEASSLQHMVKSRLQELLQMDRELTENEHREINPCGARSIEAALHVIGNPVQCCVKVYELVCKLVEIVRSKRDDPKTKNGMLYHGETWELMARRWGKLEKDFKLSENPFEFDISKIPDIYDCIKYDIQHNQAALKFNHAQELYMLVKALADVVIPQEYGLSDQDKLAIGQGICNPLMRKIRADLQRNIEEDLPMSDESVNRLDPRYSHGVSSPGRHVRTRLYFTSESHLHSLLTVLRFGGLVEGGEGADEQWRRAMEYVSQISELNYMSQVVIMLYEDQTKDPTSEQRFHVELHFSPGVNCCVQKNLPPGPGFRTHHRNSSPTETSPNKSCPTSIPPGSNSVCSPNCTRIEEEDLDIADVVDHSEQPKHSFLNLSVPVRTSRTSSGSESPSITPPNTLKIPIITSEPIPIRNSPGRNPLDSPHLSFPPTSNSSPSLMDVPGGLIMNSSNSSCASQHTPPRSYRVSKSPDFEPQGPRAKAHTISGVGVAAPTRSLDLDEDSDLRRHRHSIPGHLNVLMTQRQSVVAKRKLSQHQHQHPALFSTAVISGSSSAPELTAILPSTGTAMGLGLANLAAIDPCVSVGVPAIRPLETLHNGLSLKQLDQFLEQMTTLQPLCSPLPGVVTSNPFKDL